A window of Mesoplasma chauliocola contains these coding sequences:
- a CDS encoding glycoside hydrolase family 32 protein — MKLNKETILNLITEHKQEDIISANKLVEKDIYYRPEYHIAPPNGLLNDPNGLVYLNGEHYINYQWSPLQPYHGMKHWRLVKTKDFLNYNDLGISVIPTEEFERTGAFSGSAFKESDGVKIYYTGNIEENGEMIEECQIKADFIDEQIVNKRVVVQHDANLFTPHARDPKIFEYKNNKYMIFGVQCKDTLKGGLALYKTKDFEKYTFDRILRPSIKEETYGHMWECPNLDYLDGKMLFMMSAEGWFNVKNEYELNNSRNVVYTQLEEIDLENNKLNEKSVLKTMDYGHDFYAPQTYFADDKLIMIGWLGAVDVQYPTDEYSWHSMLTIPRELSWSNDILVQKPYSVFKQSVISNTKIIKTNKIDIKKSIHFEFELSDDLELKLLNDQNEFIEIKFTNDEIIFDRSNQGAEVDWDFETLRKAIRKYKRQKVEIFIDASAIEIFADNYETIFTSRFFVKDFNRIELNKETQLIVSETNKMIIK; from the coding sequence ATGAAATTAAATAAAGAAACAATTTTAAATTTAATAACAGAACATAAACAAGAAGATATTATTAGCGCAAATAAATTAGTAGAAAAAGACATTTACTATAGACCAGAATATCACATTGCACCACCAAACGGTTTACTAAATGATCCAAATGGATTAGTTTACTTGAATGGTGAACACTACATTAACTATCAATGATCTCCATTGCAGCCATACCATGGTATGAAACATTGAAGATTAGTTAAAACTAAAGACTTTTTAAATTATAATGATTTAGGAATCTCAGTTATTCCAACAGAAGAATTTGAAAGAACAGGCGCATTTTCAGGTTCAGCATTTAAAGAATCAGATGGTGTGAAAATCTATTACACAGGTAACATTGAAGAAAATGGTGAAATGATTGAAGAGTGTCAAATTAAAGCAGACTTCATTGATGAACAAATTGTTAATAAAAGGGTTGTTGTTCAACACGACGCAAATTTATTTACACCACATGCAAGAGACCCAAAAATATTTGAATATAAAAATAATAAATACATGATTTTTGGTGTGCAATGTAAAGATACTTTAAAAGGTGGTTTAGCTTTATACAAAACAAAGGATTTTGAAAAATATACATTTGATAGAATTTTAAGACCATCTATTAAAGAAGAAACTTATGGTCATATGTGAGAGTGTCCAAATTTAGATTACCTAGATGGAAAAATGCTATTTATGATGTCTGCAGAAGGATGATTTAATGTCAAAAATGAATATGAATTGAATAATTCTAGAAATGTTGTTTATACTCAGTTGGAAGAAATTGATTTAGAAAATAACAAACTAAATGAGAAATCGGTTTTAAAAACAATGGATTATGGTCATGACTTTTATGCACCACAAACTTATTTTGCAGATGATAAACTAATTATGATTGGATGATTGGGAGCAGTTGATGTTCAATATCCTACAGATGAGTATTCATGACACTCAATGTTGACAATACCAAGAGAGTTAAGTTGATCAAATGATATACTAGTTCAAAAACCGTATAGTGTATTTAAGCAAAGCGTTATATCTAATACTAAAATTATTAAAACAAATAAAATTGATATTAAAAAATCTATTCATTTTGAGTTTGAACTTTCAGATGATTTAGAGTTGAAATTATTAAATGATCAAAATGAATTTATTGAAATTAAATTCACTAATGATGAAATTATTTTTGATAGATCGAATCAAGGTGCAGAAGTTGATTGAGATTTTGAAACTTTAAGAAAAGCTATAAGAAAATATAAAAGACAAAAAGTTGAAATATTTATTGATGCATCAGCAATTGAAATATTTGCAGATAATTATGAAACAATATTTACTTCAAGATTCTTTGTTAAAGACTTTAATAGAATTGAGTTAAACAAGGAAACTCAATTAATTGTTTCTGAAACAAATAAAATGATTATAAAATAA
- a CDS encoding PTS transporter subunit EIIB, which translates to MRNVKINNSFYDECKKIREALGGVKNIELINRCSTRIRIKIINKEKLNLDILYNSKIFVKALLKDDFVQLIISENIEQVFLNLLKTLKISYDEVPNDFEVRVNKSGSFFKVFTDGIAIIVKPLIPLLITMAIVATLSNVFNGINFGFNTQGNEDLNIAAGTLSSTGQVAATIGLMFRTLSDSLVLAFSIMIPWSIFKLMKGSQAIGISIGVVLCFHSLLTTNAIMDGTHGNLFNWDETVSFIKAGYPWKISFEGQILPIVAVSFLAVYIERIANKFDIPVFKEMIAIPMITISTFFISLLLIAPVGLLLTYGMNVGIVWATTNHIAKYIFNPILGLALPWLVITGLIQVLVVINLQQFTNFGGTTMMPLFTQLNIAVATSILAVSLINKQNKELKRTAIPSYSLAYVSGSTEPALFGVGLKFIYPVIAASIGATVGIIITTFAGIICTNGNASLLIFLSITTDKEILNNFNINTIAGGPYLWMGIAIIATFITTFFTTIGLSKLKVFKEMSNKVLERDFSVN; encoded by the coding sequence ATGAGAAATGTAAAAATTAATAACAGCTTTTATGATGAATGCAAAAAAATTAGAGAAGCTTTGGGTGGAGTAAAAAACATTGAATTAATTAACAGATGCTCAACAAGAATCAGAATAAAAATAATTAATAAAGAAAAACTGAATTTAGATATTTTATATAATTCAAAAATTTTTGTAAAAGCATTGTTAAAAGATGATTTTGTTCAATTAATAATTAGTGAAAACATAGAACAAGTTTTTTTAAATTTATTAAAGACTTTAAAAATATCATATGATGAAGTTCCAAATGATTTTGAAGTAAGAGTAAATAAGTCAGGTAGCTTTTTTAAAGTATTCACTGATGGAATAGCAATAATTGTTAAGCCATTAATACCTTTACTTATAACAATGGCTATTGTTGCTACACTATCAAACGTTTTTAACGGTATTAATTTTGGTTTTAATACTCAAGGTAATGAAGATTTAAACATTGCAGCAGGAACATTATCTAGTACAGGTCAAGTTGCAGCAACAATAGGTTTAATGTTTAGAACATTGTCTGATAGTCTAGTATTAGCATTTTCAATTATGATTCCATGATCAATATTTAAATTAATGAAGGGGAGCCAAGCAATTGGTATTTCAATTGGTGTTGTTTTATGTTTTCATAGTTTATTAACAACTAATGCTATAATGGATGGAACTCATGGAAACTTATTTAATTGAGATGAAACGGTTTCATTTATTAAAGCAGGATACCCTTGAAAAATTTCATTTGAAGGTCAAATTTTACCAATTGTTGCAGTTAGTTTTTTAGCAGTATATATTGAAAGAATTGCAAACAAATTTGACATCCCTGTTTTTAAAGAAATGATAGCAATTCCAATGATTACTATATCTACATTCTTTATCTCTCTATTATTAATAGCACCAGTTGGACTATTATTAACATACGGGATGAATGTTGGTATAGTTTGAGCAACAACTAACCATATTGCTAAATATATATTCAATCCCATTTTGGGATTAGCATTACCTTGATTAGTAATAACAGGTTTAATTCAAGTACTTGTTGTTATTAACTTGCAACAATTTACAAACTTTGGTGGAACAACAATGATGCCACTGTTTACTCAACTAAATATTGCTGTGGCAACTTCGATATTAGCTGTTTCACTAATTAACAAGCAGAATAAAGAATTAAAAAGAACAGCAATTCCTTCTTACTCACTTGCATACGTTAGTGGTTCAACAGAACCAGCATTGTTTGGTGTAGGATTAAAATTTATTTACCCAGTTATAGCTGCAAGCATTGGAGCTACAGTGGGAATTATTATTACAACATTTGCAGGAATTATATGTACAAATGGTAATGCTTCATTGCTAATATTTCTATCAATAACAACAGACAAAGAAATATTAAATAATTTCAATATAAACACTATTGCTGGGGGTCCTTACTTATGAATGGGGATTGCAATTATTGCAACTTTTATAACAACATTCTTCACTACAATAGGATTATCAAAATTAAAAGTGTTTAAAGAAATGAGCAACAAAGTTTTAGAAAGAGATTTTTCGGTGAATTAA
- the nrdE gene encoding class 1b ribonucleoside-diphosphate reductase subunit alpha, which translates to MEDKKINTLSGTEESDEYVTLNARAKILAAGSDNFKLDVEAAKAYLKHHVEPRFVKFNSVKERIEYLVSNGYYEEEVINKYTIEQIEEITAIAYAFKREFPSFMGALKFYNAYGLKTFDGQKYLENFEDRAVMNALFLGNGNFDAAKKTLKQLMLGRFQPATPTFLNAGKKQRGEYVSCYLLRVEDNMESICRAVTTSLQLSKRGGGVALCLTNLREMGAPIKQIANQATGVIPVMKILEDSFSYANQLGQRQGAGAVYLNAHHPDVMSFLDTKRENADEKIRIKSLSLGLVIPDVTFELAQKNEDMALFSPYDVEKEYGKPMSDISITEEYDNMVKNPNIKKTYINTRKFFLTIAELHFESGYPYILFDDTVNNNNAHAATGRIVMSNLCSEIAQVSTPSTFNDDLSFKTMGDDICCNLGSVNIAKVMEAGTEFGEVIEQSINALDLVSRTSDLSSAPSIQQGNKKNHAVGLGAMNLHGFLATNFIWYNSIEAVDFTNMFFYAMAYNAFKASHKLALQYGTFAGFKTSKFADGSWFNKYTKCASDKWTPETERVKELFAQYNVDIPTQKDWIELVELIKKDGIANSHLMAVAPTGSISYLSSCTPSLQPVVAPIEVRKEGKLGRIYVPAYNINFDNMAYYALGAYEVGPMPIIDIVAAAQQHVDQAISLTLFMTDQVTTRDLNKAYIHAFKKKCASIYYVRVRQEVLEDSENYECDACVI; encoded by the coding sequence ATGGAAGATAAAAAAATAAATACATTATCAGGTACAGAAGAAAGTGACGAGTATGTTACATTAAATGCTAGAGCTAAAATTTTAGCAGCTGGATCAGATAATTTTAAACTAGATGTTGAAGCTGCTAAAGCTTATTTAAAACACCATGTTGAACCAAGATTTGTTAAATTTAATTCTGTAAAAGAAAGAATTGAATACTTAGTTTCAAATGGATATTATGAAGAAGAAGTAATTAATAAATATACAATTGAACAAATTGAAGAAATAACTGCTATAGCTTATGCGTTCAAACGAGAATTCCCAAGTTTTATGGGTGCTTTAAAATTCTATAATGCTTATGGTTTAAAAACTTTTGATGGTCAAAAATATTTAGAAAATTTTGAGGATAGAGCAGTTATGAATGCGCTATTTTTAGGAAATGGAAATTTTGATGCAGCTAAAAAAACATTAAAACAATTAATGCTAGGTAGATTCCAACCAGCCACTCCTACATTCTTAAATGCAGGTAAAAAACAACGAGGTGAGTATGTATCTTGTTACTTATTAAGAGTTGAAGATAATATGGAATCAATTTGTCGTGCTGTAACAACATCATTACAATTATCAAAACGTGGTGGAGGAGTTGCTTTATGTTTAACAAATCTACGTGAAATGGGAGCACCTATTAAACAAATTGCTAATCAAGCGACAGGTGTGATCCCAGTAATGAAAATTTTAGAAGACTCATTCTCATACGCAAATCAGTTGGGTCAAAGACAAGGCGCTGGTGCTGTTTATTTAAATGCTCACCACCCTGATGTTATGTCATTCTTAGATACTAAGAGAGAAAATGCTGATGAAAAAATCCGTATTAAGTCATTATCATTAGGTTTAGTTATTCCAGATGTTACTTTTGAGCTAGCTCAAAAAAATGAAGATATGGCTTTATTTAGTCCTTATGATGTTGAAAAAGAATATGGAAAACCAATGTCAGACATTTCAATTACTGAAGAGTATGATAATATGGTTAAAAATCCAAACATTAAAAAAACATATATTAATACAAGAAAATTCTTTTTAACAATTGCTGAATTACATTTTGAAAGTGGATATCCATACATCTTATTTGATGATACAGTAAACAATAATAATGCTCATGCAGCAACTGGAAGAATTGTTATGAGTAACTTATGTAGTGAAATAGCTCAAGTTTCAACTCCAAGTACATTTAATGATGATTTAAGTTTTAAAACTATGGGAGATGATATTTGTTGTAACTTAGGAAGTGTTAATATTGCAAAAGTTATGGAAGCAGGAACTGAATTTGGTGAAGTTATTGAACAATCAATTAATGCACTAGATTTAGTTTCAAGAACAAGTGACTTAAGTAGTGCTCCATCAATTCAACAAGGAAACAAAAAAAATCACGCTGTTGGTTTAGGAGCAATGAATCTACATGGGTTCTTGGCAACAAATTTTATTTGATATAACTCAATTGAAGCTGTTGATTTTACAAACATGTTCTTCTATGCAATGGCTTATAATGCTTTTAAAGCTTCTCACAAATTAGCTTTACAATACGGAACTTTTGCTGGATTTAAAACATCAAAATTTGCAGACGGAAGTTGATTTAACAAATATACAAAATGTGCATCAGATAAATGAACTCCTGAAACAGAAAGAGTTAAAGAGTTATTTGCTCAATATAATGTAGATATACCAACTCAAAAAGATTGAATTGAATTAGTTGAATTAATTAAAAAAGATGGAATTGCGAATTCACATTTAATGGCTGTTGCTCCTACAGGATCAATTAGTTATTTATCTTCATGTACTCCAAGTTTACAACCTGTTGTAGCTCCGATTGAAGTACGTAAAGAAGGTAAATTAGGTAGAATTTATGTTCCAGCATACAATATTAATTTTGACAACATGGCTTATTATGCATTAGGTGCTTATGAAGTTGGACCAATGCCAATTATTGATATTGTTGCTGCTGCTCAACAACATGTTGATCAAGCAATTTCATTAACATTATTTATGACAGATCAAGTTACAACCCGTGACTTAAACAAAGCTTACATTCATGCATTTAAGAAAAAGTGTGCATCAATTTATTATGTTCGTGTAAGACAAGAAGTACTAGAAGATAGTGAAAACTATGAATGCGATGCTTGTGTAATTTAA
- the nrdI gene encoding class Ib ribonucleoside-diphosphate reductase assembly flavoprotein NrdI — MHDDIKLVSSEEVVKPKGEVHVVYFSSISNNTHRFIQKLGVNNSRVPYDLEEELNVNSDYVLITPTYSGGGEFTSGAVPKQVIKFLNNERNRSFCRGVIASGNTNFGNTFAMAGPILSKKLNVPLLYQFELLGTQSDVEKINDILKDFWRR, encoded by the coding sequence ATGCATGATGACATAAAATTAGTTTCAAGTGAAGAAGTAGTTAAACCTAAAGGAGAAGTTCATGTAGTTTACTTCTCATCAATATCAAACAACACACATAGATTTATTCAAAAACTTGGTGTAAATAATTCAAGGGTGCCATATGATTTAGAAGAAGAATTAAATGTAAACTCTGATTATGTGTTAATCACTCCTACTTATAGTGGTGGTGGTGAATTTACTTCAGGAGCAGTTCCAAAACAAGTTATTAAATTTTTAAACAATGAAAGAAATAGAAGCTTTTGTAGAGGCGTTATCGCTTCAGGTAACACAAACTTTGGTAATACTTTTGCCATGGCTGGACCAATACTTTCAAAAAAACTTAATGTACCATTGTTGTACCAATTTGAACTTTTAGGAACTCAAAGTGACGTAGAAAAAATCAATGATATATTGAAAGATTTTTGAAGGAGATAA
- the nrdF gene encoding class 1b ribonucleoside-diphosphate reductase subunit beta, whose amino-acid sequence MAKIKNQYYNESVSPIEYAQQGFKGKMRSVNWNVVNDEKDLEVWNRITQNFWLPEKIPVSNDITSWRTLTPEWQELITRTFTGLTLLDTIQATVGDVAQVPNSLTDHEQVIYTNFAFMVAVHARSYGSIFSTLCSSEQIEEAHEWVINCETLQERAKALIPYYVNDDPLKSKVAAALMPGFLLYGGFYLPFYLSARGKLPNTSDIIRLILRDKVIHNYYSGYKYQKKVAKLSPEKQAEMKEFVFKLLYELIDLETAYLKELYDGFGLADDAIRFSVYNAGKFLQNLGYDSPFTEEETKIEPEIFTQLSARADENHDFFSGNGSSYIMGVSEETEDEDWEF is encoded by the coding sequence ATGGCAAAAATTAAAAATCAATATTATAATGAATCAGTTTCACCTATTGAATATGCTCAACAAGGTTTCAAAGGTAAAATGCGTTCAGTTAACTGAAACGTTGTTAACGACGAAAAAGACTTAGAAGTTTGAAATAGAATTACACAAAACTTCTGATTACCAGAAAAAATCCCAGTATCAAATGATATTACATCATGAAGGACTTTAACTCCTGAGTGACAAGAGTTAATTACAAGAACATTTACAGGTCTTACTTTATTAGACACAATTCAAGCAACTGTAGGCGATGTTGCTCAAGTTCCAAACTCATTAACAGATCATGAGCAAGTTATTTATACAAACTTTGCTTTCATGGTTGCTGTTCATGCTAGATCTTATGGTTCAATTTTTTCAACTTTATGTTCAAGTGAACAAATTGAAGAAGCGCATGAGTGAGTTATTAATTGCGAAACTCTACAAGAAAGAGCTAAAGCTTTAATTCCTTACTATGTAAACGATGATCCATTAAAATCAAAAGTTGCAGCTGCTTTAATGCCAGGGTTCTTATTATATGGAGGATTCTACTTGCCGTTCTATTTATCAGCTAGAGGTAAATTACCAAACACTTCTGATATTATTAGATTAATTTTAAGAGATAAAGTTATTCATAACTACTATAGTGGTTACAAATATCAAAAAAAAGTTGCGAAACTTTCACCTGAAAAGCAGGCTGAAATGAAAGAATTTGTATTCAAATTGTTATACGAATTAATAGATTTAGAAACAGCATATTTAAAAGAATTATATGATGGGTTTGGCTTAGCAGATGACGCAATCAGATTCAGTGTATACAATGCAGGTAAATTCTTGCAAAATTTAGGTTATGATTCACCATTCACAGAAGAAGAAACAAAGATTGAACCAGAAATATTTACACAATTATCAGCTAGAGCAGATGAAAATCATGATTTCTTTTCAGGTAATGGATCATCATATATTATGGGTGTATCTGAAGAAACAGAAGATGAAGATTGAGAATTTTAA